One window from the genome of Thermoplasmata archaeon encodes:
- a CDS encoding MBL fold metallo-hydrolase: MDFQFLGGASEVGRLGMVLKKGPISLLFDYGLLPRDPPQYPMPAPPVDGMFISHAHLDHTGMIPWVTRRQDLDVVLTPSTADVTDLLLQDSLKIADAEGFDAPFDDGDLRGARRRFKTIDFGDNVDIGDLEVTAHPAGHIPGATMFEVNGTETTVFTGDLHTLTTDLVWGARPVKCDTLFIESTYAGRQHPERLKSEHAFLKKIEQVVNRGGLALVPSFAVGRTQDILLTLAKARHEVWLDGMGKKVNSIYVEHPEYLRSVKALRKAMNRARVVRGRRDSQLALRGDVIVTTSGMLDGGPVLRYIEEIREDPRSAILLTGYQVEGTNGRRLIDEGVIELHGVTVDIKCEWQKFDFSAHAGHDDLVRFIEGCDPQRVVLMHGENRQILADALEGREVLLPLEGQWHTL, encoded by the coding sequence ATGGACTTTCAATTCCTCGGCGGGGCGTCCGAGGTGGGCCGCCTCGGGATGGTCCTCAAGAAAGGGCCGATCTCCCTCCTGTTCGACTACGGGCTGCTCCCGCGAGATCCGCCGCAGTATCCGATGCCCGCCCCTCCGGTGGACGGGATGTTCATCAGCCACGCGCACCTCGATCACACGGGGATGATCCCGTGGGTGACCCGCCGCCAGGACCTCGACGTCGTGCTGACCCCGTCCACGGCGGACGTCACGGACCTCCTCCTCCAGGACAGCCTGAAAATCGCGGATGCGGAGGGCTTCGACGCGCCGTTCGACGACGGCGATCTGCGGGGCGCCCGGCGGCGCTTCAAGACGATCGACTTCGGGGACAACGTCGACATCGGCGACCTCGAGGTCACCGCGCATCCGGCGGGCCACATTCCCGGCGCGACGATGTTCGAGGTGAATGGGACGGAGACGACCGTCTTCACGGGCGACCTGCACACGCTGACGACGGACCTGGTGTGGGGCGCCCGGCCGGTGAAGTGCGACACGCTCTTCATCGAGTCGACGTACGCGGGGCGCCAGCATCCGGAGCGGCTCAAGTCGGAGCATGCGTTCCTGAAGAAGATCGAGCAGGTCGTGAACCGCGGGGGCCTCGCGCTCGTACCCTCGTTCGCCGTGGGCCGGACGCAGGACATCCTCTTGACGCTCGCCAAGGCCCGCCACGAGGTCTGGCTGGACGGGATGGGGAAGAAGGTGAACTCGATTTACGTCGAGCACCCGGAGTACCTCCGGTCCGTCAAGGCCCTGCGGAAGGCGATGAACCGCGCGCGCGTCGTGCGAGGTCGGAGGGACTCGCAGCTCGCGTTGCGGGGCGACGTCATCGTCACGACGAGCGGGATGCTCGATGGCGGGCCCGTCTTGCGGTACATCGAGGAGATCCGGGAGGACCCTCGCAGCGCGATCCTCTTGACGGGCTACCAGGTCGAAGGCACGAACGGACGGCGGCTCATCGACGAGGGCGTGATCGAACTCCACGGCGTCACGGTCGACATCAAGTGCGAGTGGCAGAAGTTCGATTTCAGTGCCCACGCGGGCCACGACGACCTCGTTCGGTTCATCGAGGGATGCGATCCGCAGCGGGTCGTCCTGATGCACGGGGAGAACCGCCAGATCTTGGCGGACGCCCTCGAAGGACGCGAGGTCCTCCTCCCTCTGGAAGGCCAGTGGCACACATTGTGA
- a CDS encoding NAD(P)/FAD-dependent oxidoreductase — translation MPHVVSSARSFDVIVIGAGPAGGYLAGRVAKAGYEVALVEEHREIGEPIQCGGLVTPRVFEYVDCKETIIGAVHGAELYSPSGRKLVIDGRDTEAVVVQRAMFDRAIATDAVRKGAHTFLGAQAQAARREDGGVEVVVDQDGQPRKLRCKILVGCDGVRSNVAKWFNILRPKKILPGFEVEMTGVRGDPGFVKLFIGSDIAPGFFGWIIPSGDTARVGLCVGQGNAYAYLERMLQRPEVRQYTKGAQPILYIAGGIPLGFPRRTYADNVMIVGDAACQAKAVSGGGIFTALTCSDLAARTAIEALQANDCSGRMLHRYHRAWTRSIGKELRKDLAIHESFARLTDAQFEELFDIFDSPEIRDLIERKGDIDFPSKVGWALIKEDPRLLKYVGKALRAMIARNVGI, via the coding sequence ATGCCGCACGTGGTCTCCTCGGCGCGCTCCTTCGATGTCATCGTGATCGGTGCCGGGCCGGCCGGGGGCTACCTCGCAGGCAGGGTCGCAAAGGCCGGATACGAGGTCGCCCTCGTCGAGGAACACCGCGAGATCGGCGAGCCGATCCAGTGCGGCGGCCTCGTCACCCCGCGGGTCTTCGAGTACGTGGACTGCAAGGAGACGATCATCGGAGCGGTCCATGGGGCGGAGCTGTACTCGCCTTCGGGCCGCAAGCTCGTCATCGACGGGCGCGATACGGAGGCCGTCGTCGTGCAACGGGCGATGTTCGACCGCGCCATCGCCACGGACGCGGTCCGGAAGGGCGCGCACACGTTCCTCGGCGCTCAGGCACAAGCCGCGAGACGCGAGGACGGCGGCGTCGAGGTCGTCGTCGATCAGGACGGACAGCCGAGGAAGCTGCGTTGCAAGATCCTCGTGGGCTGCGACGGTGTCCGTTCGAACGTCGCGAAATGGTTCAACATCCTGCGTCCGAAGAAGATCCTCCCCGGATTCGAGGTCGAGATGACCGGGGTGCGCGGCGACCCGGGATTCGTGAAGCTCTTCATCGGGAGCGACATCGCCCCGGGCTTCTTCGGCTGGATCATTCCGAGCGGCGACACGGCCCGCGTCGGCCTGTGCGTCGGCCAGGGGAACGCGTACGCCTACCTCGAGAGAATGCTGCAACGCCCCGAGGTGCGACAGTACACGAAGGGAGCGCAGCCGATCCTGTACATCGCGGGCGGGATCCCCCTCGGATTCCCGCGCCGGACGTACGCGGACAACGTCATGATCGTCGGCGATGCGGCGTGCCAGGCGAAGGCCGTTTCCGGCGGTGGCATCTTCACGGCCCTGACGTGCTCCGACCTCGCCGCGAGGACGGCGATCGAGGCCCTCCAGGCGAACGACTGTTCCGGGCGGATGCTCCACCGCTACCACCGGGCGTGGACAAGATCGATCGGAAAGGAGCTCCGGAAGGACCTCGCGATTCACGAAAGCTTCGCGCGCCTCACGGACGCGCAGTTCGAGGAGCTGTTCGACATCTTCGACAGTCCCGAGATCCGCGACTTGATCGAGAGAAAGGGCGACATTGACTTCCCGTCGAAGGTGGGTTGGGCCCTGATCAAGGAAGACCCGCGGCTCCTGAAGTACGTGGGGAAGGCATTGCGGGCGATGATCGCGAGGAACGTCGGCATCTGA
- a CDS encoding helix-turn-helix domain-containing protein: MVPQDLSKLLAGGADLEAEFDRATRTLESIGLSGYEARGYIALVAHGYGSAETIAETAHIPRTSAYKVLQSLCQKGFAISTRGRPTIFKPEAPGKVKGRVIEHLEDTFTKLDLLHEVLRSKGEPQLVYTIVTKPRVLEKVGELIDQSMENVIVSTPTFSEIRENVGKKIEQAIARGIRFTIITEPGQKIPEGASSVHRKGLIATDVIVDGASALIAAPDLSACGYTDNASLSKHLENFLEIIMNLKE, translated from the coding sequence GTGGTTCCGCAAGACTTGTCGAAGCTCCTCGCCGGGGGTGCGGACCTGGAGGCGGAGTTCGATCGGGCCACGAGGACCCTCGAATCGATCGGGCTCTCGGGATACGAGGCGCGCGGGTACATCGCCCTCGTGGCCCACGGCTACGGGAGCGCGGAGACGATCGCGGAGACGGCGCACATTCCGCGCACTTCCGCGTACAAGGTCTTGCAGAGCCTCTGCCAGAAAGGGTTTGCAATCTCGACCCGGGGCCGCCCGACGATCTTCAAGCCGGAGGCGCCCGGGAAGGTCAAGGGCCGCGTCATCGAGCACCTGGAGGACACGTTCACCAAGCTCGACCTGCTCCACGAAGTCCTGAGGTCGAAAGGCGAGCCGCAGCTCGTCTACACGATCGTGACGAAGCCGCGCGTCCTCGAGAAGGTCGGCGAGCTCATCGATCAGTCGATGGAGAACGTGATCGTGTCGACGCCGACGTTCTCGGAGATCCGGGAGAACGTGGGGAAGAAAATCGAGCAGGCGATCGCCCGCGGCATCCGATTCACGATCATCACGGAGCCGGGGCAGAAGATTCCGGAGGGAGCGTCGTCCGTCCACCGGAAGGGTCTCATCGCCACGGACGTCATCGTGGACGGCGCGTCCGCGCTCATCGCCGCGCCGGACCTGTCCGCGTGCGGGTATACCGACAACGCGTCGCTGTCGAAGCACCTGGAGAACTTCCTCGAGATCATCATGAACCTGAAGGAGTGA
- a CDS encoding DUF835 domain-containing protein produces the protein MGSVRPAGLALGAALLLFWAVVGPSIGQNPAGRMIVATDYELFGTSDLRGGGHVSWTFTGSKAAEFRARLIHMFDEYDIVPRGFPESGASILANRDGRLDAAEGLVYTDRLEVMLERPPATTLPGTPVQYMNLGRFNLREDDPSDRDTGFRRSTAGLAGEDLNSTADVVIRFLFEAYSTTANARVPLPTPVLAEAPYAFFSYEAQQSPTMTPSGFLPDVWPFLHEGGWHNNTTADGRKAMWAGNDTTGAYDNNTVAATRTTADPALARASSFYEPFDLRFASHAWVTFNYTGQVADPNDRLHLQIAQEPSLTIWTNLSFGPSFDLPSTPVGSWTNATVDLDAYLGQRVRLRLNFTSDGTGSGPGFFIRDFALHAPADYEGEVVETDSHYLVGTLSFSDPALVSGGTQLIRTPGGEILYYTSAWDASAPAPDSIRFRTLDLTENPQVLFGVMLVASHAISRLQNGAYHRYRESHPSVFRPAVHRVKWLHNIGRVAIGVLILFYFVPTALGVVGLRTFVSGPAYWFLSLTLALLVGFGTRAYYRQRLEEAPPPVVGAPPILEGREEVPPSPEPVAVFAHCTHCLREVREGDKTYNCTCGAVYHLSCAAGLMRCANCRKPIALEVVREKKVVSMRCESCGELQVIPEGADPRAVTCEHCGGRLRHLDTGKRYLIVANNPAIAFAWMHDLTQGGKPSLCFSPAAPDRLRLEFGGEDVQFLQVSSQAPNAIDPHKLDPAGLRAILPLARQGKGGVILYDGLDQIVSDASLGDVIRFLRKANDMAFVHGVTVVARVSPGLLPDPDLRRLRAEFDEYMDLSAQM, from the coding sequence ATGGGCTCGGTGCGACCGGCCGGCTTGGCCCTCGGGGCCGCCCTCCTCCTGTTCTGGGCCGTCGTCGGGCCGTCGATCGGACAGAATCCGGCGGGCCGGATGATCGTCGCGACGGACTACGAGCTCTTCGGGACCTCGGACTTGCGCGGCGGCGGTCACGTCTCGTGGACCTTCACGGGATCGAAGGCCGCGGAGTTCCGCGCGAGGCTCATCCACATGTTCGACGAGTACGACATCGTCCCGCGTGGCTTCCCCGAGTCCGGCGCCTCGATTCTCGCGAACCGCGACGGGCGGCTCGACGCGGCGGAGGGACTCGTCTATACGGACCGCCTCGAGGTGATGCTCGAACGCCCCCCGGCGACAACGCTCCCCGGCACACCCGTGCAGTACATGAACCTCGGTCGCTTCAATCTGCGGGAGGACGATCCGAGCGATCGGGACACAGGTTTCCGGCGGAGCACCGCCGGCCTCGCGGGGGAGGATCTCAATTCCACTGCCGATGTCGTCATCCGCTTTCTCTTCGAGGCCTATTCGACCACGGCGAACGCACGCGTGCCGCTCCCGACGCCGGTCTTGGCGGAGGCTCCGTATGCCTTCTTTTCCTATGAGGCACAGCAGTCGCCGACGATGACGCCGTCGGGCTTTCTTCCGGACGTCTGGCCGTTCTTGCACGAAGGCGGTTGGCACAACAATACCACCGCGGACGGGAGGAAAGCGATGTGGGCGGGCAACGACACGACCGGCGCGTACGACAACAACACCGTCGCCGCCACCCGGACGACCGCGGATCCCGCCCTCGCGCGCGCTTCGTCGTTCTACGAGCCGTTCGATCTACGGTTCGCATCTCACGCGTGGGTGACGTTCAACTACACGGGCCAGGTCGCGGACCCGAACGACCGGCTGCATCTGCAGATCGCGCAGGAGCCTTCCTTGACGATATGGACGAACCTGTCGTTCGGGCCATCGTTCGATCTGCCGTCGACGCCTGTCGGCTCATGGACGAACGCGACCGTGGACCTGGACGCGTACCTCGGGCAGCGCGTACGGCTCCGCCTGAACTTCACTTCCGACGGGACGGGGAGCGGGCCGGGCTTCTTCATCCGAGATTTCGCCTTGCACGCGCCGGCCGACTACGAGGGCGAAGTCGTCGAGACGGATTCGCACTACCTGGTCGGCACGCTCAGCTTCTCCGATCCCGCACTCGTCTCCGGCGGCACTCAGCTCATCCGAACGCCCGGGGGCGAGATCCTGTACTACACGTCGGCGTGGGACGCGAGCGCCCCGGCTCCCGACTCAATTCGCTTCCGCACCCTCGACCTCACCGAGAACCCGCAAGTCCTGTTCGGAGTCATGCTCGTGGCGTCGCACGCCATCTCGCGTCTCCAGAACGGCGCCTACCACCGGTACCGCGAGTCCCATCCGAGCGTTTTTCGGCCGGCGGTGCACAGGGTGAAATGGCTGCACAACATCGGCCGCGTCGCGATCGGTGTGCTGATCCTCTTCTACTTCGTCCCGACGGCCCTGGGAGTGGTCGGCCTTCGCACCTTCGTCTCGGGGCCCGCATACTGGTTCCTCTCCTTGACCCTCGCCTTGCTCGTCGGATTCGGCACGCGGGCGTACTACCGGCAGAGACTCGAGGAGGCGCCGCCTCCCGTGGTTGGCGCTCCACCCATCCTCGAGGGGCGAGAAGAGGTCCCGCCCTCGCCCGAACCGGTGGCCGTGTTCGCCCACTGCACGCACTGTCTGCGCGAGGTGCGGGAAGGCGACAAGACGTACAACTGCACGTGCGGCGCGGTGTACCACCTCAGCTGTGCTGCCGGCCTGATGCGTTGCGCGAACTGCCGAAAACCGATCGCCCTCGAGGTCGTCCGGGAGAAGAAGGTCGTCTCGATGCGGTGCGAGTCGTGCGGCGAGCTGCAGGTGATCCCGGAGGGCGCCGATCCCCGCGCGGTCACATGCGAGCACTGCGGCGGCCGCCTCCGCCACCTGGACACGGGCAAGCGGTACCTGATCGTCGCGAACAATCCCGCGATCGCGTTCGCGTGGATGCACGACCTGACGCAGGGCGGCAAGCCGTCCCTCTGCTTCTCGCCTGCGGCCCCGGACCGGCTCCGGCTCGAGTTCGGCGGCGAGGACGTGCAGTTCTTGCAGGTCTCCTCGCAGGCGCCGAACGCAATCGATCCGCACAAGCTCGATCCCGCCGGGCTGCGGGCGATCCTACCGCTCGCGCGGCAGGGCAAGGGTGGTGTCATCCTGTACGACGGCCTGGATCAGATCGTCTCGGACGCGTCTCTGGGCGACGTGATCCGCTTCCTCCGAAAGGCCAACGACATGGCGTTCGTGCACGGGGTCACGGTGGTCGCGCGCGTCTCGCCCGGCCTTCTCCCGGACCCGGACCTCCGGCGGCTTCGCGCGGAGTTCGACGAGTACATGGACCTCTCGGCCCAGATGTGA
- a CDS encoding UbiX family flavin prenyltransferase, whose amino-acid sequence MGPESRILLGVTGASGVVYARRLIEALGDRADLIVTRDAEAVIDVEAGLSVKEFAAGARTIYTGDDLAAGPASGSHPFRALVVVPCSGTTLAKIATGIADNLVTRAAAVAMKERRTLILVPRETPLGAVTLENMLKLARLGVVILPASPGFYGKPKRIDDLVDFVVARILDHLGVEHGLGPRWGGPPDV is encoded by the coding sequence GTGGGCCCGGAGTCCCGAATCCTGCTGGGCGTCACTGGAGCCTCCGGCGTCGTGTACGCCCGTCGACTAATCGAGGCCCTCGGCGACCGCGCGGACCTCATCGTGACGCGAGACGCGGAGGCCGTCATCGACGTCGAGGCGGGGCTCTCTGTCAAAGAGTTCGCCGCGGGCGCCCGGACGATCTATACCGGGGACGATCTCGCGGCCGGACCCGCGTCCGGATCGCATCCCTTCCGTGCCCTCGTCGTCGTCCCATGCAGCGGCACGACCCTCGCGAAAATCGCCACGGGCATCGCGGACAACCTCGTGACGCGGGCCGCGGCCGTCGCGATGAAGGAGCGGAGGACGCTCATCCTCGTGCCGAGGGAGACGCCGCTCGGCGCCGTGACGCTGGAGAACATGCTCAAACTCGCGCGCCTCGGCGTCGTGATCCTCCCTGCCTCTCCGGGGTTCTACGGCAAGCCGAAGCGGATCGACGACCTCGTCGACTTCGTCGTCGCGCGGATCCTCGACCACCTCGGGGTCGAGCACGGCTTGGGTCCGCGTTGGGGCGGCCCGCCGGACGTCTGA
- a CDS encoding GNAT family N-acetyltransferase, with protein sequence MRVRRATLKDLDLLVRHRRGMWEAVADLSVRDLDAADRVYRRWARARIRSGRLVAFIVEQDGVAVASGCVWIMAVQPRPLWKGTRAAYLLSMFTEPSHRGRGHATRVVRAAVRWAKARGIDVMLLHASRFGEPIYRKEGFEPTTEMRRFLSTQRRRRLPNPSPASR encoded by the coding sequence GTGCGCGTCCGTCGCGCGACCCTGAAGGACTTGGACCTCCTCGTCCGCCATCGGCGCGGGATGTGGGAGGCGGTCGCCGACCTGTCCGTGCGCGATCTCGACGCCGCAGACCGCGTGTACCGACGCTGGGCCCGGGCGCGCATCCGTTCCGGGCGGCTCGTTGCTTTCATCGTCGAGCAGGATGGCGTGGCGGTGGCGAGCGGCTGCGTGTGGATCATGGCGGTCCAGCCGAGACCGCTCTGGAAAGGCACCCGCGCCGCGTATCTCTTATCGATGTTCACTGAGCCGAGCCACCGCGGCCGAGGGCACGCGACACGGGTCGTCCGCGCCGCCGTCCGCTGGGCGAAAGCGCGGGGAATCGACGTGATGCTCCTCCACGCGTCTCGGTTCGGCGAGCCGATTTACCGGAAGGAAGGTTTCGAGCCAACCACGGAGATGCGGCGCTTTCTCTCCACGCAGCGCCGCCGACGCCTGCCGAACCCGTCTCCGGCCTCCCGGTAG
- a CDS encoding 30S ribosomal protein S19e gives MTTAYDVPPALLIERLKDHLQKEGKIKPPEWAAFARTGVHTEKAPTQSDWWYRRVAAVLRKVYLRGPVGTTRLAAEFGGRRDDGSAPYHPRRGSRSIAREAMQQLESMGLLAKTDKRGRSISPQGRKLLDALSHEILKELAVTMPELAKYAGGP, from the coding sequence ATGACGACCGCCTACGACGTGCCTCCCGCCCTCTTGATTGAGCGGCTGAAGGACCACCTGCAGAAGGAGGGCAAGATCAAGCCGCCGGAGTGGGCCGCGTTCGCCCGCACGGGGGTGCATACGGAGAAGGCGCCGACCCAGAGCGACTGGTGGTATCGGCGAGTCGCGGCGGTCCTCCGAAAAGTCTACCTCCGAGGGCCCGTCGGCACGACGCGCCTCGCGGCGGAGTTCGGCGGGCGCCGGGACGATGGCTCCGCCCCCTACCATCCGCGGCGCGGGTCGCGGTCGATCGCACGGGAGGCGATGCAGCAGCTCGAGTCGATGGGCCTGCTCGCGAAGACGGACAAGCGGGGCCGCTCGATCAGCCCCCAGGGCCGGAAACTCCTCGACGCCTTGTCCCACGAGATCCTGAAGGAGCTCGCCGTGACGATGCCGGAGCTGGCGAAGTACGCCGGAGGGCCCTGA
- a CDS encoding DNA-binding protein: MSLDDDELEAIRRRKLQELQQAQVQAAADQQYRDQIQAQRQQIMRQILTPEARERLGRIELAYPELKESIENQLIALAQSGRVQRAIDDATLRQILERVIPRKRDIKIERR, translated from the coding sequence ATGTCGTTGGACGACGACGAGCTCGAGGCGATCCGCCGGAGGAAGCTGCAGGAACTGCAGCAGGCCCAGGTCCAAGCCGCGGCGGACCAGCAGTACCGGGACCAGATCCAGGCCCAGCGACAGCAGATCATGCGGCAGATCCTGACGCCGGAGGCACGGGAGCGACTCGGCCGCATCGAGCTCGCCTATCCGGAGCTGAAGGAGAGCATCGAGAACCAGCTCATCGCGCTCGCCCAGAGCGGACGCGTGCAGCGCGCGATCGACGACGCGACGTTGCGGCAGATCCTGGAGCGCGTGATCCCGCGGAAGCGGGACATCAAGATCGAGAGGCGCTGA
- a CDS encoding 50S ribosomal protein L39e, with the protein MARNKPYAKKLRLLKKVKANRRVPAWVIQRTKRNFTRHPKRRSWRRNKLKA; encoded by the coding sequence ATGGCCCGCAACAAGCCGTACGCAAAGAAGCTGCGGCTCCTGAAAAAGGTGAAGGCGAACCGTCGCGTGCCCGCATGGGTGATCCAGCGGACGAAGCGGAACTTCACGCGGCATCCGAAGCGCCGCTCGTGGCGCCGCAACAAGCTGAAGGCGTGA
- a CDS encoding 50S ribosomal protein L31e, producing the protein MAEQEEERIMVVPLRAAWAASRTKRTPRAIKAIREHVQRHLKPDRIFIDDVLNEYLWKRGREHPPRRIRIKAIKFEDGSAVVSLPED; encoded by the coding sequence ATGGCGGAGCAGGAAGAGGAACGCATCATGGTCGTGCCCCTCAGGGCCGCCTGGGCGGCCTCCCGGACGAAGCGCACGCCCCGGGCGATCAAGGCGATCCGGGAGCACGTGCAGCGGCACCTCAAGCCGGACCGCATCTTCATCGACGACGTGCTGAACGAATACCTATGGAAGCGGGGCCGCGAGCACCCGCCGCGCCGCATCCGCATCAAGGCGATCAAATTCGAGGACGGGTCCGCCGTCGTGAGTCTGCCGGAGGATTGA
- a CDS encoding translation initiation factor IF-6 yields the protein MLRRLDIAGNPYIGVFCAANDELLLVAPDVPKSAIRRMDEALQTTHVVTSVAHSTVVGSLVAMNSKGILASPFIEEAELDAIGDAVYPLPHRLSAVGNNILSNDHGAVVHPNYDDEAVAFIHKSLGVPVVRGTIAGIKTVGSVAVATNKGVLCHPHARPGELELLKSTLQVPVHITTANYGAAQVGASMVANAHGAVVGSRTTPIELGRIEEGLGLF from the coding sequence TTGCTCCGCCGGCTCGACATCGCAGGGAACCCCTACATCGGAGTTTTCTGCGCGGCGAACGACGAGCTGCTCCTGGTCGCCCCCGACGTCCCGAAGTCCGCGATCCGCCGCATGGACGAGGCGCTCCAGACGACGCACGTCGTCACGTCCGTCGCCCACTCGACCGTCGTTGGTTCGCTCGTCGCGATGAACTCGAAGGGGATCCTCGCCTCCCCATTCATCGAAGAGGCCGAGCTCGATGCGATCGGGGACGCCGTGTATCCGCTCCCGCACCGGCTGAGCGCGGTGGGCAACAACATCCTGTCCAACGACCACGGCGCCGTCGTGCATCCGAACTATGACGACGAAGCGGTCGCATTCATCCACAAGTCGCTCGGCGTGCCGGTCGTACGCGGGACGATCGCCGGGATCAAGACGGTCGGCTCGGTTGCCGTCGCGACGAACAAGGGCGTCCTATGCCATCCGCATGCGCGACCTGGCGAGCTCGAACTCCTCAAGTCGACGCTCCAAGTCCCCGTGCACATCACGACGGCGAACTACGGCGCGGCGCAGGTCGGCGCGTCCATGGTCGCGAACGCGCACGGTGCGGTCGTCGGCTCCCGGACCACGCCGATTGAGCTCGGGCGAATCGAGGAAGGCCTCGGGTTGTTCTAG
- a CDS encoding DUF373 family protein, translated as MKTLVLCVDRDDDIGAKTGLRGPIVGRDANLAAAMRLAIADPEDSDVNALFSAISIFDGYWRENPDAEIATICGDVHVGTVSDIELTRQLDQILRDLRPERVFLVSDGAEDEAFAPIISSRIRVDHVRRVYVRQTPTAESLYYTLGRQLKNPRVRRKIVAPLGFVLLLFGAIYLAWPTAAGGLALLLAGFYLIVISLPVSSFRDVFEKGGHYYQRVRDSVASGELAIFFNVSALILILVGVFFGADLASRSGETSYVARFLSFVFGSVWFFVIGALAFEGGKVIDAYLKRRRAPGHALAVAVSFVAMGLLVLGMTQILQTILAGYNPAASLPLIYLSIGLAVFLVAVTGLSYRSREERKDRPEDG; from the coding sequence ATGAAGACGCTCGTCCTCTGCGTGGATCGAGACGACGACATCGGGGCGAAGACGGGGCTCCGGGGTCCGATCGTCGGGCGCGATGCGAACTTGGCCGCGGCCATGCGGCTCGCGATCGCCGACCCGGAGGATTCCGACGTCAACGCGCTCTTCAGTGCGATTTCGATTTTCGACGGTTACTGGAGGGAGAATCCGGACGCCGAGATCGCGACGATCTGCGGCGATGTGCACGTCGGCACGGTGTCGGATATCGAGCTGACGCGGCAGCTCGATCAGATCCTCCGGGACCTCCGCCCGGAGCGCGTGTTCCTCGTGTCCGACGGTGCGGAGGACGAGGCGTTCGCCCCGATCATCAGCTCCCGGATCCGGGTCGACCACGTGCGTCGCGTGTACGTGCGGCAGACGCCCACGGCGGAGTCGCTCTACTACACGCTCGGGCGGCAACTGAAGAATCCGAGGGTGCGACGGAAGATCGTCGCCCCGCTGGGCTTCGTCCTGCTCTTGTTCGGGGCGATCTACTTGGCGTGGCCCACCGCGGCGGGGGGCTTGGCGCTGCTCCTGGCCGGCTTCTACCTGATCGTGATCTCGTTGCCCGTCAGCAGCTTCCGGGATGTCTTCGAGAAGGGCGGTCACTACTACCAGCGCGTGCGGGATTCCGTCGCCTCCGGAGAACTGGCGATTTTCTTCAACGTGTCCGCGCTCATCTTGATCCTCGTGGGCGTGTTCTTCGGCGCCGATCTCGCGAGTCGCTCGGGCGAGACGTCGTACGTGGCGAGGTTCCTCTCGTTCGTCTTCGGGTCGGTCTGGTTCTTCGTCATCGGCGCGCTGGCTTTCGAAGGCGGGAAGGTGATCGACGCCTACCTGAAGCGGCGCCGGGCGCCGGGTCACGCGCTCGCCGTCGCGGTCTCGTTCGTCGCGATGGGCCTCCTCGTCCTGGGGATGACCCAGATCCTGCAGACAATCTTAGCCGGGTACAACCCCGCCGCCTCGCTCCCCCTGATCTACTTGAGCATCGGGCTCGCCGTATTCCTGGTCGCGGTGACGGGTCTCTCGTACCGGAGCCGCGAGGAACGGAAAGATCGACCTGAGGACGGTTAG
- a CDS encoding 6-hydroxymethylpterin diphosphokinase MptE-like protein, with translation MDFEAWEPFYVQILKDFGFSRDADEAVAAELDRILTGTRAADADLRRLIRGKEVTVAGNGPNVEDEIADAQGVLVAADEATSVALASGRLPSVLVTDLDGTVSDQVKANQEGTVAVVHGHGDNGPAVREWAPRFSGPTVATTQSRPAGGLRNFGGFTDGDRGVFLADHFGARRIHLVGFDFERPNAKDTDRRMKQRKLDWAYVLLSSLDRDDLAL, from the coding sequence ATGGACTTCGAGGCGTGGGAGCCGTTTTACGTCCAGATCTTGAAGGACTTCGGCTTTTCCCGGGACGCCGACGAGGCCGTCGCGGCCGAGCTGGACCGGATCTTGACGGGGACGCGCGCGGCGGACGCCGATCTGCGGCGCCTGATTCGGGGCAAGGAGGTGACGGTCGCCGGGAACGGCCCGAACGTCGAGGACGAAATCGCCGACGCCCAGGGGGTCCTCGTGGCCGCGGACGAGGCCACTTCGGTCGCGCTCGCGTCGGGAAGGCTCCCGTCCGTCCTCGTCACGGACCTCGACGGGACCGTCTCGGACCAGGTGAAGGCGAACCAGGAGGGGACCGTCGCGGTCGTGCACGGCCATGGGGACAACGGGCCCGCCGTGCGGGAATGGGCCCCCCGTTTCTCCGGCCCGACGGTGGCGACCACGCAGTCGCGGCCCGCCGGCGGGCTCCGCAACTTCGGCGGCTTCACGGACGGCGACCGGGGGGTCTTCCTGGCGGACCATTTCGGCGCCCGGCGGATCCACCTCGTCGGGTTCGACTTCGAGCGTCCCAACGCGAAGGACACGGACCGCCGGATGAAGCAGCGGAAGCTCGACTGGGCGTACGTCCTGCTGAGCAGCCTGGACCGCGACGACCTCGCACTCTAG